The window TCCATTTGCAAATATATCAATCCCAAGGCCCAAAACTAAGTATTTGAGTTTAATTTCCCAGCTGTCTTACCTGAAATTCGTTACACAAtgtctaattaaattaaaatgttatGCAACTTTCTATTTAAAGAGTAGAATCAGATGAGAttagtacaaaataaaagaatagtAATATTTTTAGTAGAGAACTGATTTCAAGATGGAAGTTAGTGCGAAACCATGAGgaaccttccattagtaatatTTATAGATAagggttttatttatttattttttttattatggagTATATACTGACAATCAAGGTTAATTAATTCCCTTTTATGTTATTTATAATAGTTTGTACTGTGTTTACATTCTAATATGCATCTTATGTTTTCAAAATCtaagttttgttttagtttgagAGCAAATATCAGTTTACCTATTTAGTCTATTATTACAGTTTATTTagttattgatattaaataatgaaaatggttaatgaaaagttagtgtaataatttttggtagtaaaatcttttgactaatttaatatagttatatgcttattttgtttcaattattttattttctttataaaattagtgTAATACTACCtctgttttattatatttgctacTTCTAGTGATATttttacatataatatattataattggaTACGAATATGTCGGTAGGAAGTATATATATTTGCTTCACGCAACTTTGAATGGATTGCCCatagaattaaattttttaatactatATAAGAACTAGGCTGAATAATAAGGCTGATCAAGACTTtggaatatatatttatatatatttgcttagtcaaaattataatatttgaaaACACTTATTCAGCGCTTCTACAGATCAGAAATAGTCAATCAATTCGTCACAGATCCAAACAAGCCTATGGATTTGATCAGTCGGATTGATTGATTATATCATGGCTTAGCTTGATGAGCAACTGatttaaatcaaataataataataataataataataataataataataataataatccttatataataatacaaataattgaagttacatattatgttatatacttttgGCTCTAAAGGCCTAGGGCATGTTATATACTCCAACGGCCCGTATGATTATTGGTATTAAATTGcagtaatgagaataatttgttCCGTAAATTATCATGATATGTACCATGTTATTTTCATGGgaatgaaattttgatttagaagaagtttttttaaaaaaaatttttcattatcagctaataccatatttttcaaatgataatgTGTTAGAATGAATTTTAATCATGACCATTAGGCTCGTCAAGAGATATTCCAACCTAAGGAGAACAATGCAAGGATGCCCATTTAACCTGGACTACCAAATGGGATATACACCTTTtaaacaagagttctttaatttAGCTAAAAGTATGGATGGAGTATAATCCCTTTTATACTTGACTTTATATATATTACTTGAATTGAGTAGTAAATCAGATTCGAATTTCAGAACACTTTTTATGTCGATTTTGATACACATTAAAATCAACTAACACAATTAAAATCTTAAACTAATGGTTGAAATCCTATTGGTGTTGATATTTAATTGGCTAAATCCCATAAAAGACGCATAAGTATTAAATGTGGTTgtgtaaattaaataataaatagggTGTGTAGGTGTTAAATTATGGATTATATATATTCGTATAATTCTTGGCCTTggcttcttcaatgatcatgtgCTGTTGTTCTTTTTCAAATTGTAAGTAGTTTAAATTCAGTGTGCAGTAATCTCGCAAATGCATGTGGCCAAAAGAATATCCAGTAGTGGCATGGATCTTGCTCTCTCTTCGAATTTATAATTGCCACATTTATGTGATAATATGATGGATGATATGTTGTGATATGGTTTGTCTCCATGTCTTGGCTTCTAGAATGCTAAAAATGATTTAATTAGAATCGGGTTTTGTCTCATTTGAAATTAGGATCGACCCTATGAGGGATAAGTGGGTCTGTACCTCGGACCCatcaaaaaaattagaaaaacgaCACTCTAATAATAGCAATGGACTTATAATAGTGTATTTAGTAAAAGGGGTTAATAATTAATGTTTCGCATCGAACATTTCAAATCTCAGAACTAGGTTGaaatatttatcacttttttCGGAAGAAATCTGAATTTGACTCTTGTTGCCTTCCTCTTTGATCTTTCTCCTTCCAtcctaacaaaaaaaaaatgctaaaaatgaTTATATGGATGCACATTCTTTCAATTTTGATAGTTAGATAACTTGGTTTGggtctaatattttttttcacaaattttcaaatgggaCGGTTTAACGATGAGATTATTTCTATTAGGCTAGCCAATATACAATTACAGTCTTAAAATAGTTACTTATAGCGTTAAAAATAATCGCTTGACCTAGACAATTATAACATTGAAGTGATCACTAACAAAAAATTGATTGTATGTGTCCATCTTGATGAGACACTCtcatatttttttgtgttttattcttACTTACTAACCatttaattcaatttgatttatCAAAATCTAATTTGAAAATCAAGTCGATCTAAAGGATGGAGTATTTTTCGTGTTTTATGTGTATTTATTAACATGTTAATTCAATTTGGTATTATATGTAGAAAATAATAGGAAATTTGTTAATTCCTATATGTAAGAAATATGATATGCACAAAGTAAGAGGAGAAAGAATATTAaaagtataatataaaaatgtgcGTACACTTATTTAAAAACTTGTATTCTTTTCTGATTATCCTATAATTGCATTACAAAAGTACACTTTTATAGTTATCTTGAGGTTAAATATAATGTTTTATAATTTCTCTTATCCTATAAATTTTAAATGGTAAATATACATTTACTATAtttattatactaataatagttCAAGTTTCCCATTTTCAacattatatacatacatacatgtaATTTAGAAGTTCAGTTGAGATTAGTTTGAGTCTAAAATTGTAAGAGATGTTCAATTATCGATATCttatctataataataataataataataataataataataataataataataataattaacaacgCCTGGATGGTTAATTTTAAGTTATCCCTAATTACACCACTAAATGCAATGATGCAATAGAATATTCATCATGCTTTTgaagtaataaaaatttaatgaacAATGTTTTGCATTcactttaattaattaattaattaattaatagtatgTACCTCTTGAACTAAACTGCGGTTCCGTACAAATAAAAGGTTAAAACTAGATCATACATGCATGCATAGATAATATCTTTCTTGGTCGTTTAGAACAACTTAGATAATTAAGGATCGTTGGTCCGAAgccattttatatatttatattggaCTCAATTtagtgttttatttttatttaattcaacTGTATTAGAATTTGAAAGTTGAGTATTGAATTGGTATCAATAAAAGGCTCGTCAGGAAAAATACATTTGCAATGGATTAATATTATGAGAGACACGTTGATATATATATTGCTAGAGCTTATAAACACACTAGGCGGCGGGTTCTCAGTGTGACCTCCGATCCCTATAGGAAATATATTGTCTTAATGACTTGTATCGAGTCTTATTGACTTGTTGGCCGTCAAGGAGAGAACCCCATGGTGAATCCATGACACAAAGAGACAAACTATATCGTATTAGAGAAGCGGACATAATTAAGGGAGAAATTGTTAATAGGTAAATATGTATAGATCTCAAGTTTATCGAAAAAAAGGTATAGATGTTAAATttcacataaaaaatataagaaagagttgattaatatataaataatccaatttcaATTAGTATAATAccttttgaaattaagtttaaaaataaatttgtaatgggcaattgttgggatgagttatcccacatcgataaattgaaaatggtgtgcacactttataagctattagagaccttcttcccattgccatatggttttgggatgctccttggcttatgaagtgtgtgcacttgtttccccccgttaatatgctggcattcacaataagttcagcctaatttaacagcaATATCATATACTAATTAATACGACCAACGTttactttttgtattttattatttttttattattacaataaaattataatgaTTTTTTCCGAATGTAAAAGCAAAGGAATAATTATCACAAAAGGTTGATAAATTTATAAAACCACACTTACGCGAGAGTATATATGTAATATTATAAACATTGCTCTGGTTGTCTTATATGTGTGAAAGAACGTCATGCAATCTGACTTTGAGTGTATGTGAATGTGATCATACTATTTTTTTAAGTGTcagtttaaattaatatatcctacaatattttaaaaaatgggcAGAGAACATTAAATAAGGCTAATGAGataatataattactaataaaCAAATATAGTTGCTTCAAAGATTTGTTTGTTTAAGTGGATTGGATAATATTTCAGTTCTCATCTTTACCATCTCTTGAAGCTAGAAATCAAGACTAATATCTTATTGTTTAAACTTTGCCTTATTGTACAAGATAGGAGAAACTTAACTATTGACTATAGCTCATATAGATTAATAGGTTCATCGAAAATCGGGTTTTATCTCAGTTAGagagaaaatattatttttaggtAAATATTTTAGGTTTCATTCTCTTTTAATATATCCCTAGCTTATTCCCTCAGCCTAGCAACTAgatatgtaaaaataaaaaaagaaaaaatatagactAATAGTTCAGATTTAATTGGTCATTGGTAACCTTTTGATAATAACATGTGATAACATTCTAAACTAATGTTTAACAATGTAATTAGCTAAAAATTATGATTAGTCTAATAATTGAAAACTTTTCTTATCAGCTATATAATACGGTTTTAATTCTCATCATTTACAAAAAGGATGTATGTATACTAACTTACCCtcaatcaaatataatttaatcaaccaataattattgtttatgcATCTTGTAAGATCTACTTTTAAGTTATTTCAAAGTTACTAGACCGTTTTTTAAAGTCATCCTAGCTAGCTAGTATCCTACTATATggagtattaataataaaaacctaTTAAGAATTTTCCAATTAAAAAACTGATGCTTTCATTTATACATGAAGAAAATAGTCGTTTGCGATCCAACATAGAAaaataagagaataataataattatcatataGATGATAAATTAGCTATTAATTTGTAATCATATGATGTCATATGAGATAATGGTTTTTAAGTAGTAGATATTAATTAGATGTTATCATGTATTTTAAATCttatgtaatatttttatttcgaGTTGTATATTAGCTACAATTTTTTTGTATCGTTTTGGGAATTCTCTCATTATCTCGTCTTTGAATtaattatatcaattttttgttttattctctcactataaattaattacaatctTTGATTAAATCGACACCTCCAGATATCTCAATACGAATATTCCTATATTAAAAAACCAATGACCTTCAAAATCCTTAAAACTGCTCGTGTTGAGAAAAGACCACATATAATATTACATCGGTGATTTAAGAAATAGTCAACTCTCATCTTATATGAGTTTGTCCACATGAGCCTGCCGGCGATCATAGAATTCTCCAGCCAAGCCCATAACGATTTTGTCAATTCACCCAAGCTGAAAACTATTTATTCGATTGAGCAGCACATCACCTAGACCAGCTACGCATCCGACCACCTAGCTAGCCTGCTAATCATTATTTTGCTTTGTTCATGTATATTCACTCGCACAAGCATTAAAGACTTAATGTGATCACCGAGCCATATATACTTGCTCATCCGAGCATGACTCTTTCGCCTTATCCGATTATGTTGATGGTCTTGGCTTAAAAGAGCTCTTTAATTGGGTGTTTGAACTCTTTGTTGTAAtagattttaagttttaacatgAAACTTTGAATGTAATTACAACAAGTACATTCTATATACAAAATCTATgtacaaaataacaaaaagtaGCGGTAAACAACGGATAACATACGTACAAatacatatctatataaatTTGTAATCCCTCAATGTGCAAAGTAGGATTAAGATCATATCATTATAATGATGAACAAAAGTGCATTAGGTAAAATGATAATAAATCCAAAAGTGCTTAGATTTCTAGAGATCCAAAAAAAGGTGTCAATTTTAGTTGTAGTAATATATTCCAAAGGGTAGAGAATAAAATGTCTCACATTTGTTTGCACGTCCCTTTTTATTAGCTTAAGCCTATCCTCCCATTGGCCCTATCCACTAGAATTAAACAATTGGCCGTACAATTTAAAAAGGCCACCCAATTCAATAATACACCAAGtattatactaataaataataattaataaccatgtagtagtattattaattaatcatgaccaaattttttaattaatgaataataataacgatATCAATACAATTGCAAGTAGTATTTGAACAAATCAACTACTCTAAAAGCCCTTATTGCTTAAGGGCAACCCTTCAAGTTATTATAGTTGTTTTAAATATAGATTGATATTTggtattttaggaaaaattatttgtgaaaaatttcatgtattgtttatttattgtgaaaattttttattattaattatttctaaataatctaCTTTTTATTACTTTGAAATATGTAGGTATCTAATAGGCGTAACATTTAATTCTTCTTCCAACttaatatgtttttttgttAGTCTACCCCTACTCATATTTGGTGGTAGGTACTTATAGTAGTCGTTTAAAATATGACAAAGAATGCTATCggcaaaaatatatacaaaggttaaaaatatttagaaataatcaataataggGATAATTTATAGCAGATGGACAATAGTTGAAActattaaagataattttttttaattaattttattttttatagtgtacaactttagttttttttggtaatgttatttttttgttttactttttcaATCATTATCcttaataattttaacattttttttatgttgatccTCAAACCTTTTGGTAGGTCCACCATTATTTGGGTGTAATCAAACAAGTTTTAAATAGAATCGAGTTtacttcaaaaatatatatgcACATAAATATCttgataatttaatataattttatacatatattatttCAAATCGAGTCGACTCATTCTCAATTTGAGTGAATAGTGTCCATTTTAGACATCATATCCTAATGTCACCACCCATCAGCATgacatccttttcattttaaaagGACATTCTTgtcttcattcttcttcttctctcatTCATTAccctctctctttctctctctacaaaACTACAATTTTCAGAAAGACTAAAGCAATATTAAAGATCACCTTGAACAAGCAACCTAATATTTAAAAGATCAAGCATTATCTGATCAAAAATTGGAAAAAAGACTGGTAACAAAGTGAGTATTAAGCATGGAAGTGAGCTTAAATGAGTTATACTCAAATATGAGTAAATACCAATTAGAAGAAACAGATCATATTTCTTCAGATAATAGTGGAGATAATTCTCCTTCTTCCACTACTTTCAATGCTTCCATTTCCTCTCCTAAGAGAAGGTTAGTAATTTATACAGCCAACCACTATAAAATTATTCcagattatttattattattttctagtTTCGCCACTAATTGAATAATATATGAGAttaattatatctatatatatatatatatatatatatatatatatatatatatatatatatatatatatattatcatagtAGGCGAGCTATACAGAAGAAGGTTGTAACATTTCCACTGAAAGAAATGGAAGGATCTAGATTTAAGGGAGACTGTACTCCTCCTTCAGATTCATGGGCTTGGAGAAAGTATGGCCAGAAACCCATCAAAGGTTCTCCTTATCCCAGGTTTTTTTCAATctctatctttaattttttgttcaaattacataaaaaattcatctactttaatttataccatgtaattttattatttcttgAGAAAATTATATTAGTATTTGGATCTTATATATAATACTTAATATGTCTTGAGAGTTATAAAATGTATGAACATGGTGTTCATTATGTTGTAGATTTGAGAGGTGTTCATGATTAATTTATTGGGTTGATTTCGTATCGTTAATTTAAAAATCTGGTAGTTTTCACattaatatttacataattttaaatcattttgaAGTCGAGTTAAATATATATGCACCCTTGTAATAGATTTGAACTTTAATCAACTATAATCAATCTAGTCAAATTTGTACATAGTGTAAATTATAGGAACTAAAAGTTTGAGCTTATTGTTGTAGCTTTAGGATATTTTATACAGTCAATTACGATCTCATATATAGGATTCTTTAAGCAAGAAGTGTAGATACAATAATACATGCCATCCATGTATATGATGTTATATACTACAATTCCACTTAAAATTAAGGGGTATGTAGATGAGAATTGAAGTTAGTATTTTTCGGTCACCTTAGCTTATGATACCAAATCTAAGAATTAATTCAACTCAAAATTTAAGCTTATGATTATAATCTCAGAATGTATTATATACAGTGGTAAATCCAGAAAAAAAATGTCAATTTAAATAAATTGTGCCTACTGAGTTTTGATCTTTGGTCACATTTAAGGTATATTTAAATgtaatgtttaattttattttgaatttaattgatATCAACTGACCTCAATAACATCATGCTAGATCCTCCCACCGTGTTTACTCTATCATGAGACTTTTATGACTTACATAGtacaaaattactaaaattgaGGGGTTTCATACAATAATCTAACAATTAGTCATGTTTAAGAGTATTTAAGTTTGTTGATTATGCAGTAATTAATGatttaatttgcattaaaaATTGACAGGGGTTATTACAGATGTAGCAGTTCAAAGGGTTGTCCCGCAAGAAAACAAGTAGAAAGAAGCCGTACAGATCCAAATACATTAGTAGTAACCTACTCTTATGAACACAACCATGCTTGGCCTATTTCTAGAAACAACCACCATAACCGccacaccaccaccaccaccaccaccattcCTACCACCCGCACTTCCTCCTCCACTCCCGCCGCCTACGACAACCCTTCCGCAGTTGTGGGTCCCACAAATGATGATCACCCAAAACCAGATCATCAAAACACCCAATGTTCATCAGATCAATCCATATTATTCCAACAATCTGATCATCATGATGCAATGATTCCGCCAACTGATCATGATCTGGCATGGTTATCATCtgataatcatattctagaaaacaATTCATTCTTCAGCAGTTTCACAGATGTTGATTACATGGCAAAGATATTTCCAATGAGGGAAGAAGATGAATCACTATTTGCTGATCTGGGTGAGCTTCCAGAATGTTCGGTGGTGTTTCGGAAGGCGGCGAATGTGGTGGCTGGAGAAACATGGTGTGGGACCACGGGTTGAGGTTGGTTGGTTAGTTAATTAGGGTATAATAACCCACCCGTTTGTCTTCATTAGTGTGCTGGCGGGTatgattaatataattaatggttaattattgttaattagcATGGAAAGTTGACAAATCAAAGGGGGCTTACATACCTTACGGCATAAGATAATCGTATGTTCACACTTTGCTTACGTTcttatattatgattattttctttgattgaTTTTCATTTACGTTTGAGGGAAAACAAAGTAcagtttttttttcctttttttaatttattttgaatatttgatcTTGTTAATTTACCAATTATGTCTTCTTTTTATGATCATCAAAATAGCAAaagatattatattttaaagtattattttaatttgttcttcATGACTAAACATAACTATTTGGTATCAGAGTCGTTGTAAGTGGAAACTTAAACGTTATGTGTATGTACGAGGAATGTATATGCTTCATCAACTTATTCTAGCCAACTGATTCATGTTTGAGATTTCAATCATTAGtttataaattttgattaaGTTGATTCTTTGATACATGGTGAACAGTTTGTATATAATAATTCTTCAAGGTTCAGAAAATCTAACAATTAATAAGTGTTTTGGTTTAGGCCAAAGCTAATCAACCCtcgaaaatgaaaataattatacaCGTAATTTGATTGTGACtttcaaatttaatatattacaagtaatataattaatgtttatatagttttaatttataatattttctaaattaatatttaaaactgATTTATATCTCATTAACCAACGTTCGAGACATTTATGATTGAGCAAGATCCTTTGGTTTATTGACTATGGACTTGTAACAAAATGTCACAATAATCGTGGTCAACAGAGTCATTGACTCTTTTTAGAGTGCTTCTAACAGTATTCATcgtataagaaaatataatatttatataaagcTAGTATTAGTAACAATTGTTTCATTACTTGTTATACGCTACTGACATTAAAACAAATCTTATAATCAACTCAATCTAAACTTTAATCGATAGTTGAAACCTCTAGGATATAttttatactctaacacgtccctgtatatataaatataataatttaatttttaatataatgctTGAGTAATTTTTGTATAAGACCTTCTTACGGTTAGACAAGTTCAAAAAAAATGACAAGTATTTTGATATTCAAACTGTCAATCttaacataagtaaacaattaaaaacttaaagtCAATAGTCTAAGTATAAAAtgaatgttttaattaatttaattaaattattattttaatttaaaattatctcACGATAAATTTgtcttaaattaaaaattgcaATCATATAATTGGTCTAACTCAAACTTTTCAATGATTTTCTAGCttgtaatttgaatttactaataaattattatacttaatatcattaTAAATATTCTTCTAACTATTTAGTAAATAGGAGTATCAAAAAATTAAGGTGAAAGGACTAAATTTGAGTTTTTCACTCATTATCAAACAAAAGATCTTTAAGGAGCGAACATTAAATTGAACTATCTTACAATTTTATGCaccttaatttaaatatatgaaattcTTTGACAGTGAAAAACTTCTAACGACCAGTTTAAATACATAGATATGAATGATAGATGAAAATTTAGTGAAACTTTGGTGAAAAAAATTCACTAAGGAGTACTTTTTAATGATCGTATTTGTTCAATTTTAgttatctcattttttttttacaaaacttATTTTAACGTATTATCATTTCGAAATGTAGAATAAAGTGATAATGAGAAATTATTctgatcaaattttttttaccatGGAAATAATGTGTTGTATCTCTTAAGAATTtacacttaaaataatttttattaacaccatttaataccaacaatcaaacgatttttcttttccaaagagcATAGATGTGAAGTACATTTACGCTAAAAAAGTAAGAAATAATCAAATTCATCAACTttttttgtgtcgttttattattatagaaattcgtgcaatgcatgaattttttagtataaaatataaaaatataatccaaagaataatgcaagtacatgtttttaaaagaaaagattaaataatcattttttttaaattatttatcgaatagatcacttttttatttaattaaatatatcaaattctagGTTAGTTGTATaaaattgctataataaattatataaacattttacctaatttagctctaattataaaaataatcaaattctaattaagtaaatattgtcatgta of the Amaranthus tricolor cultivar Red isolate AtriRed21 chromosome 6, ASM2621246v1, whole genome shotgun sequence genome contains:
- the LOC130814760 gene encoding probable WRKY transcription factor 65 isoform X1, encoding MEVSLNELYSNMSKYQLEETDHISSDNSGDNSPSSTTFNASISSPKRSRRAIQKKVVTFPLKEMEGSRFKGDCTPPSDSWAWRKYGQKPIKGSPYPRGYYRCSSSKGCPARKQVERSRTDPNTLVVTYSYEHNHAWPISRNNHHNRHTTTTTTTIPTTRTSSSTPAAYDNPSAVVGPTNDDHPKPDHQNTQCSSDQSILFQQSDHHDAMIPPTDHDLAWLSSDNHILENNSFFSSFTDVDYMAKIFPMREEDESLFADLGELPECSVVFRKAANVVAGETWCGTTG
- the LOC130814760 gene encoding probable WRKY transcription factor 65 isoform X2; translated protein: MEVSLNELYSNMSKYQLEETDHISSDNSGDNSPSSTTFNASISSPKRRRAIQKKVVTFPLKEMEGSRFKGDCTPPSDSWAWRKYGQKPIKGSPYPRGYYRCSSSKGCPARKQVERSRTDPNTLVVTYSYEHNHAWPISRNNHHNRHTTTTTTTIPTTRTSSSTPAAYDNPSAVVGPTNDDHPKPDHQNTQCSSDQSILFQQSDHHDAMIPPTDHDLAWLSSDNHILENNSFFSSFTDVDYMAKIFPMREEDESLFADLGELPECSVVFRKAANVVAGETWCGTTG